A DNA window from Agarivorans sp. TSD2052 contains the following coding sequences:
- a CDS encoding methyl-accepting chemotaxis protein, with amino-acid sequence MRKASAIFSTLVMSYLALICLSLLNTHKHDYINAVALTCLSISLTIVSLYIINLLLKQVQQPERVHTKGLAAYFFQDTRHQQLDILKLQQRKVLQQQDALDEINHCSKELSLQAQSVASGAIQQADASQASASAVVEMSESIKDVAEQVKNVAQASSEAKQFSEQGQQATAAALEVTTEMLVKGQASLEQVTLLHQKSHSVSGISKTIEEIAEQTNLLALNASIEAARAGEHGRGFAIVANEVRDLANRSRQSANEISNSMKDVQTSINQVVEQITQLTNQAQQIQATVDHSHQQLGAIYNKNHELQAQTEIIACNSEQQHAATIELSAHINQVADSARSNTESAEQSAHIAKHLSVLSQQGA; translated from the coding sequence ATGCGCAAAGCCTCCGCAATATTTAGTACATTAGTGATGAGTTACCTAGCACTGATTTGTTTAAGCTTGCTAAACACTCACAAGCATGACTACATCAATGCAGTTGCCCTAACTTGCTTAAGTATAAGTCTGACCATTGTTAGCCTGTACATTATCAATTTACTACTCAAACAAGTGCAACAGCCCGAACGAGTGCACACTAAGGGCCTCGCCGCTTATTTTTTTCAAGATACCCGTCACCAACAATTAGACATACTCAAGCTGCAACAACGAAAGGTATTACAACAACAAGATGCATTAGACGAAATTAACCATTGTTCAAAAGAATTATCTCTACAAGCACAATCGGTTGCTAGCGGAGCTATTCAGCAAGCCGATGCAAGCCAAGCATCGGCAAGTGCCGTAGTTGAAATGAGCGAAAGTATCAAAGACGTTGCAGAACAAGTAAAAAATGTTGCGCAAGCTAGCTCTGAAGCCAAGCAATTTTCAGAACAAGGGCAGCAAGCAACAGCAGCGGCCCTAGAAGTCACCACCGAGATGTTGGTTAAAGGGCAAGCCAGCCTCGAGCAGGTCACCTTGCTACATCAAAAATCTCATTCTGTCAGTGGCATTTCGAAAACCATTGAAGAGATAGCCGAGCAAACCAACCTGCTGGCCCTAAATGCCTCCATAGAAGCAGCAAGAGCTGGCGAGCACGGGCGAGGCTTCGCCATTGTGGCTAACGAAGTAAGAGACCTTGCCAATCGAAGCCGACAATCAGCCAATGAAATCAGCAATAGTATGAAAGACGTACAAACCAGCATTAATCAAGTCGTAGAACAAATCACCCAACTCACCAATCAAGCTCAGCAAATTCAAGCTACGGTTGATCACTCTCATCAACAACTGGGGGCGATTTATAATAAAAACCATGAGTTACAAGCACAAACAGAAATCATTGCCTGCAATAGCGAACAACAACATGCAGCCACAATCGAACTATCGGCTCATATCAACCAAGTAGCAGATTCTGCTCGTAGCAACACCGAGAGCGCAGAGCAAAGCGCCCATATTGCCAAGCACCTCAGTGTGTTAAGCCAGCAAGGAGCTTGA
- the panD gene encoding aspartate 1-decarboxylase yields MQTTMLKGKLHQARVTHAELNYEGSCAIDQDILDLAGIIEYEKIDIYNIENGERFSTYAISGERGSKIISVNGAAARRAAVGDRVIICAYVGLNSEQAAAHKPSLVYLNQHNDVVRTSKDIPVQLA; encoded by the coding sequence ATGCAAACCACTATGCTTAAAGGCAAGCTACACCAAGCCCGTGTTACCCATGCAGAATTGAACTACGAAGGTTCCTGTGCAATCGACCAAGATATTCTAGACCTAGCCGGTATTATCGAATACGAGAAAATCGATATCTATAACATTGAAAATGGTGAACGTTTCTCTACCTATGCTATTTCAGGAGAGCGAGGCTCAAAAATCATTTCAGTCAATGGCGCAGCAGCACGCCGTGCAGCAGTAGGAGATAGAGTCATTATTTGTGCTTATGTAGGCCTCAATAGTGAGCAAGCAGCAGCACACAAACCGTCGCTGGTTTACTTAAATCAACACAATGATGTAGTGAGAACCAGCAAAGATATCCCTGTTCAATTGGCTTAA
- the panC gene encoding pantoate--beta-alanine ligase: protein MTHLVSKPNELRAVLNSVRQQQVSIGFVPTMGNLHPGHIALVKEAQAHCDYVVVSIFVNPMQFNNSVDLENYPRTLEQDLAALSAAGANLAFVPEASALYPNGLEQETRVQVPGLSTMLEGALRPGHFDGVSTIVCKLFNLVQPNVAVFGEKDFQQLALIRKMTEDLLLPISIIGLPTVRESNGLAMSSRNNRLSAEQRHLAPQLAQHMQLMATELRHDNRQALQTRTKAQLEQQGFVCDGIDIVDADTLKPLTQQSRRAVILVAAFLGEVRLIDNCVIELNPIVDQ from the coding sequence ATGACCCACTTAGTAAGTAAACCGAATGAGTTACGCGCGGTTTTAAATAGCGTTCGCCAGCAGCAAGTTAGCATTGGGTTTGTCCCGACTATGGGCAATCTGCACCCGGGTCATATCGCCTTAGTGAAAGAAGCACAGGCGCATTGTGATTATGTGGTCGTATCGATTTTTGTGAATCCTATGCAATTTAACAATTCTGTAGATTTAGAAAACTACCCTCGCACCTTAGAGCAAGATTTGGCGGCTCTGTCGGCGGCGGGTGCCAATTTAGCGTTTGTACCAGAAGCTAGCGCCTTATACCCCAATGGCTTAGAACAAGAAACTAGAGTTCAAGTACCGGGATTATCTACCATGCTTGAAGGCGCGCTGCGTCCCGGTCATTTCGATGGCGTGTCTACCATTGTCTGTAAGCTATTTAATTTGGTTCAACCTAATGTTGCGGTCTTTGGTGAGAAAGATTTTCAACAATTAGCCTTGATCCGTAAAATGACCGAAGATTTACTTTTGCCGATTAGCATTATTGGCCTACCCACAGTGCGTGAGAGCAATGGCCTAGCAATGAGCTCTCGTAACAATCGGCTAAGCGCTGAACAGCGACACCTTGCCCCACAACTTGCCCAACACATGCAGTTAATGGCCACCGAGTTGCGCCATGATAATAGACAGGCCTTGCAAACTCGTACTAAAGCGCAACTTGAGCAACAAGGTTTTGTCTGTGACGGTATCGATATTGTTGATGCCGATACCCTTAAGCCATTAACTCAGCAATCACGCCGCGCCGTTATCCTTGTCGCAGCCTTCTTAGGCGAGGTAAGGCTAATAGATAATTGCGTGATTGAATTAAACCCAATTGTCGATCAATAG
- the panB gene encoding 3-methyl-2-oxobutanoate hydroxymethyltransferase: MSRITVSQLLKFKQSNEKFSCITAYDASFASLFDELGMHLLLIGDSLGMVLQGHKDTLAVSIEDIAYHTRCVARGTENTMIVADMPFMSYATPEQTYHNAAKLMQAGAQMVKVEGGEWLSATIRGLVERGVPVCGHLGLTPQSVHLFGGYKVQGRTEQQAQQMLDHAKQLEAAGVQLLVLECIPTALAKTITEALSIPVIGIGAGNVTDGQILVMHDAFGISKGHIPKFSKNFLADSGDIRGAISSYLAQVASGEFPGEAQSFN; the protein is encoded by the coding sequence ATGAGCAGAATAACGGTTTCTCAATTACTAAAATTTAAGCAAAGCAACGAGAAATTCTCCTGTATCACCGCTTATGATGCGAGCTTTGCGTCTTTATTTGATGAGCTAGGCATGCACCTTCTACTAATTGGTGATTCATTAGGAATGGTGCTGCAAGGCCACAAAGATACCCTTGCTGTTAGCATTGAAGACATCGCCTACCATACTCGCTGTGTGGCTCGTGGTACCGAAAACACCATGATTGTGGCAGATATGCCATTTATGTCTTATGCCACACCAGAGCAAACTTATCATAACGCAGCCAAGCTAATGCAAGCTGGTGCACAAATGGTTAAAGTGGAAGGTGGTGAATGGTTAAGCGCAACGATTAGAGGCTTAGTTGAGCGAGGCGTACCTGTATGCGGTCACCTTGGGCTAACACCACAATCAGTGCATCTTTTTGGTGGATATAAAGTTCAAGGCCGCACTGAACAGCAAGCGCAACAAATGTTAGACCATGCCAAGCAGCTTGAAGCTGCAGGCGTTCAATTGTTGGTACTTGAATGTATTCCAACTGCACTCGCTAAAACCATCACCGAAGCGCTAAGTATTCCGGTTATTGGGATTGGTGCTGGCAACGTCACTGATGGTCAAATTCTGGTCATGCATGATGCCTTTGGCATTAGCAAAGGCCATATACCTAAGTTTTCAAAAAACTTCTTGGCAGACAGTGGGGATATTCGTGGCGCAATTAGTAGCTACTTAGCCCAAGTAGCATCAGGCGAATTTCCAGGTGAAGCACAGAGTTTTAACTAA
- the folK gene encoding 2-amino-4-hydroxy-6-hydroxymethyldihydropteridine diphosphokinase — protein MVRCFIALGSNLVDPLNQAIAARRALAAEPNLALASCSSLYQSRPMGPQDQPDYLNAVLELYTDLPPLDLLDLTQKIEQQQGRQRKKERWGPRTLDLDLLLYANQTINNPRLTVPHYGMKQREFVLLPLAEIAVDLCLPDGCTVQNLAESIDSNGLQIFKRPVEWA, from the coding sequence ATGGTACGTTGTTTTATTGCCTTAGGCAGTAACCTTGTGGATCCCCTGAATCAAGCTATTGCTGCCAGACGCGCGCTGGCAGCTGAGCCCAACTTAGCCCTAGCGAGTTGTTCATCGCTGTATCAAAGCCGGCCTATGGGCCCGCAAGACCAACCAGACTATCTCAATGCGGTGTTGGAACTATACACCGACTTACCTCCTCTCGACTTGCTCGACCTAACACAAAAAATTGAACAGCAGCAAGGTCGTCAGCGAAAGAAAGAACGTTGGGGCCCGCGTACTTTAGACTTGGATTTATTGCTCTATGCCAACCAAACAATCAATAACCCTCGTCTAACTGTCCCTCACTATGGAATGAAGCAGCGAGAGTTTGTATTATTACCGCTTGCTGAAATAGCCGTAGATTTATGCTTGCCCGACGGATGTACAGTGCAAAATTTAGCAGAATCTATCGATAGTAATGGATTACAAATATTCAAACGCCCTGTTGAATGGGCTTAA
- the pcnB gene encoding polynucleotide adenylyltransferase PcnB, with amino-acid sequence MQPNSTEPVAMQQQVIPRAEHNISRQDISENALKVLYRLHKSGYNAYLVGGGVRDLLLGKQPKDFDIATNATPEQIKGLFRNCRLVGRRFRLAHILFGREIIEVATFRGHHDSDAANTESKRSEEGMLLRDNVYGNVEEDAERRDFTVNALYYNIADFSVVDFAGGISDIADRRLQLIGDPETRYREDPVRMLRAVRFAVKLDFSIAKESRDPIAQYGHLLKDIPAARLFEECLKLFLGGDGKATFKMMADTQLLYPLFPLLKPLLQQWDEDSPELRFMLMALASTDKRVRGDQKVTPAFVFAALLWPLLEIKKDELLIELSLGEHDASAMAMNWLLEQQCKNVAIPKRFTTGIREIWQLQARLDRRFGKRAFQTFGHPRFRAAFDFLELRAKATQDSKLLELADWWQQWQRSNEQGRNTMVRELNKASGRNKSRRRTRKPKKTDS; translated from the coding sequence ATGCAGCCAAATTCTACTGAACCAGTAGCAATGCAGCAGCAAGTGATCCCGCGTGCCGAACACAATATATCCCGTCAGGACATCAGTGAAAACGCACTCAAAGTTTTATATCGTTTACACAAATCAGGCTACAACGCCTACTTGGTTGGTGGTGGAGTAAGGGATTTACTATTAGGTAAACAACCTAAAGACTTCGATATTGCAACCAACGCCACGCCAGAACAAATAAAGGGGCTATTTCGTAACTGCCGCTTAGTGGGTCGCCGTTTTCGATTAGCCCATATTTTATTTGGCCGTGAAATCATTGAAGTAGCAACGTTCCGTGGTCACCATGACAGCGATGCGGCCAATACCGAGTCTAAGCGCAGTGAAGAAGGTATGCTGCTTCGCGATAATGTGTACGGTAATGTTGAAGAAGATGCCGAACGAAGAGACTTTACCGTTAATGCGCTTTATTACAACATTGCCGATTTTTCAGTCGTCGATTTCGCCGGTGGAATCAGCGATATTGCCGATCGCCGCTTACAATTGATAGGTGATCCCGAAACCCGTTACCGCGAAGATCCGGTAAGAATGCTTCGCGCAGTGCGTTTCGCAGTAAAACTCGATTTCAGTATTGCCAAAGAAAGTCGTGACCCTATCGCACAATATGGCCATTTACTTAAAGATATTCCGGCAGCACGCTTATTTGAAGAATGCCTCAAGTTATTCTTAGGCGGTGACGGTAAAGCCACCTTTAAAATGATGGCAGACACACAGCTACTTTACCCGCTATTCCCGCTTCTCAAGCCCTTATTGCAACAATGGGACGAAGACTCGCCAGAGCTACGCTTCATGTTGATGGCATTAGCGAGTACCGACAAACGAGTACGCGGTGATCAGAAAGTGACCCCAGCTTTTGTTTTTGCAGCGCTGTTGTGGCCCCTATTAGAAATTAAAAAGGACGAGCTGCTTATCGAGCTGTCGTTGGGTGAACACGACGCATCAGCCATGGCGATGAATTGGCTACTGGAGCAACAATGTAAGAATGTCGCCATTCCAAAACGTTTTACTACCGGTATTCGTGAAATCTGGCAGCTGCAAGCACGCCTTGACCGCCGCTTTGGTAAGCGGGCCTTCCAAACTTTTGGCCACCCACGTTTCAGAGCTGCTTTTGATTTCTTGGAACTACGAGCTAAAGCCACGCAAGACAGCAAACTCCTTGAGCTAGCAGACTGGTGGCAACAATGGCAGCGCAGTAATGAGCAAGGCCGAAATACTATGGTTAGAGAGCTGAACAAAGCATCCGGCCGTAATAAGAGCCGCCGTAGAACACGCAAACCTAAAAAAACAGACAGTTAA
- the gluQRS gene encoding tRNA glutamyl-Q(34) synthetase GluQRS codes for MSAKPYVGRFAPSPSGPLHLGSLVAALGSFLQARSQNGQWLVRIEDIDPPREQAGASSLILQQLEQFGLYWDGSVLYQSHHLARYQQYIDHWLHLQQAYHCQCTRKMIKASGGVYSGTCLDKGLLGDHYATRLHSHAAIYQFDDLCYGQVDIPAAIAEEDFIVKRRDGLYAYNLAVSLDDAEQGITEVVRGADLILTTGRQLAIFKLLGKAAPQYLHLPLVLDEHGNKLSKQNHAPSISSKQNQRLLLQALTYLGQTSEAGWLELSCEQILNKAIANWRLTEIPKNSMSN; via the coding sequence ATGAGCGCTAAGCCCTACGTAGGCCGTTTTGCCCCCTCTCCTTCAGGCCCACTTCACCTAGGTTCTTTGGTTGCTGCCCTTGGTAGCTTTTTGCAAGCGCGAAGCCAAAACGGACAATGGTTAGTCAGAATAGAAGATATTGACCCTCCACGAGAGCAAGCGGGCGCCAGTAGCTTGATTCTTCAACAACTAGAGCAATTTGGCTTATATTGGGATGGCTCTGTCCTCTACCAAAGCCATCATCTTGCCCGCTATCAACAATACATCGACCATTGGTTACACCTACAACAAGCCTATCATTGCCAATGCACCCGTAAAATGATTAAGGCTAGTGGTGGCGTTTATAGCGGTACTTGTCTAGATAAAGGCTTATTAGGTGACCACTATGCGACGCGACTGCACTCCCATGCAGCGATATATCAATTTGATGACCTATGCTACGGCCAAGTAGATATTCCTGCCGCTATAGCGGAAGAAGACTTCATTGTTAAACGGCGTGATGGCTTGTATGCCTATAATCTCGCGGTCAGCCTAGACGATGCAGAGCAAGGCATTACCGAAGTTGTTCGTGGAGCAGACTTAATCCTTACCACTGGCCGTCAATTAGCTATTTTCAAATTGTTGGGTAAAGCAGCGCCTCAGTATTTACACCTTCCGCTAGTACTTGATGAGCATGGCAATAAACTCAGTAAACAAAACCACGCCCCCTCGATTTCAAGTAAACAAAATCAGCGATTATTACTGCAAGCGTTAACTTATTTAGGGCAAACAAGCGAAGCTGGCTGGCTTGAGCTAAGCTGTGAACAAATATTAAACAAAGCGATAGCCAATTGGCGATTAACAGAGATACCGAAAAACTCAATGTCTAACTAG
- the dksA gene encoding RNA polymerase-binding protein DksA, with protein MPEGKKKILGVLSIAGVEPYQAQPGEEYMNDAQIDHFRIILEAWRNQLREEVDRTVTHMKDEAANFPDPVDRAAQEEEFSLELRTRDRERKLIKKIEKTLVKIEDDFGFCDACGVEIGIRRLEARPTADLCIDCKTLAEIKEKQLVG; from the coding sequence ATGCCAGAAGGCAAAAAGAAAATACTAGGTGTGCTCTCTATCGCAGGGGTTGAACCTTATCAAGCTCAGCCTGGCGAAGAGTACATGAACGATGCTCAGATTGACCACTTCCGAATTATTCTAGAGGCGTGGCGCAATCAACTTCGTGAAGAAGTAGATCGCACAGTAACGCACATGAAAGACGAAGCGGCTAATTTCCCTGACCCAGTTGATCGCGCAGCACAAGAAGAAGAGTTCAGCCTTGAACTTCGTACTCGAGATCGCGAACGCAAGTTGATCAAAAAAATCGAGAAAACTTTAGTGAAAATTGAAGATGACTTCGGCTTTTGTGATGCCTGTGGCGTGGAAATCGGCATTCGTCGTTTAGAAGCAAGGCCCACAGCTGATTTGTGTATCGATTGCAAAACCTTAGCTGAGATCAAAGAGAAACAACTGGTCGGCTAG
- the sfsA gene encoding DNA/RNA nuclease SfsA, whose protein sequence is MSFESPLQPATLVKRYKRFLADVILADGSETTIYCANTGAMTGCAEPGSTIWYSQSENPKRKYPLSWELSQTPDGHTICVNTAKANQWVEQAITQNVIGELAGYASLRREVKYGSENSRIDFLLEDPQRTACYIEVKSCTLLHEGNGYFPDAVSTRGQKHLRELIDMKQQGHRAVLLFAVLHSGINSVRAAAHVDPSYAQLLDLAKQQGVEVLAYKAKLNPKSCRLVKALPTY, encoded by the coding sequence ATGTCATTTGAATCGCCACTACAGCCAGCCACCCTAGTTAAACGTTATAAACGTTTTTTGGCCGATGTTATTCTAGCCGATGGCAGCGAAACCACTATTTATTGCGCTAATACAGGCGCGATGACCGGTTGCGCTGAACCCGGAAGTACAATTTGGTACAGCCAATCAGAGAACCCAAAACGTAAATACCCGCTGAGCTGGGAGTTAAGCCAAACGCCCGATGGCCATACAATCTGTGTCAATACCGCCAAGGCTAATCAATGGGTAGAGCAAGCCATCACTCAAAATGTAATTGGCGAGCTAGCAGGCTATGCGAGTCTGCGTCGCGAAGTTAAATATGGCAGCGAAAACAGCCGCATCGATTTTTTGTTAGAAGATCCTCAGCGAACCGCTTGCTACATTGAAGTTAAATCTTGCACATTACTCCATGAGGGGAATGGCTATTTCCCTGATGCGGTAAGTACGCGTGGACAAAAGCACCTGCGTGAATTGATAGACATGAAACAACAAGGGCACCGCGCGGTACTGTTGTTTGCGGTATTACATAGTGGTATCAACAGCGTAAGAGCTGCGGCTCATGTTGATCCTAGCTATGCGCAATTGCTCGATCTAGCGAAACAACAAGGAGTTGAAGTGTTGGCTTATAAAGCCAAGCTTAATCCTAAATCATGCCGTTTAGTTAAAGCCTTACCCACCTATTAA
- a CDS encoding substrate-binding periplasmic protein, translating into MIIFSKKFIFLKITLIGIFLSATSNAQESSHGMTIDSWPPYMFFEDGQLSGIATDIVEATFKKAGLELDIDVYPWARAYQIALNQEGTLIYMLYRTAERESLFKWVGPIVAAQPMYFYKLKNRPEIDINALEDAKRYTVGVVRDVANHKFLLKQGFEDGKNIAAVTSPQQNLKKLLAGRIDLLISSELTLIMQMKELGLSMNQLESSFTPIETQAGYIGLNLQTSDQKVQQLQHALEALQEDGTVANINNKYINKYRQ; encoded by the coding sequence ATGATTATATTTTCAAAGAAGTTTATTTTTTTGAAAATTACCCTAATCGGCATCTTCCTATCGGCGACATCAAATGCCCAAGAATCTAGCCATGGTATGACTATAGATTCTTGGCCTCCCTATATGTTTTTTGAAGACGGTCAGCTAAGCGGTATCGCAACCGATATTGTTGAGGCCACGTTCAAAAAGGCGGGTTTAGAACTTGATATTGATGTCTACCCTTGGGCGCGAGCTTACCAAATAGCCTTAAATCAAGAAGGTACGCTAATTTATATGTTATATCGAACTGCCGAAAGAGAATCATTATTCAAATGGGTTGGGCCTATCGTAGCTGCGCAACCGATGTATTTTTATAAATTGAAGAATCGCCCTGAAATAGACATAAACGCCTTGGAAGATGCAAAAAGATACACTGTAGGAGTAGTGAGAGATGTGGCTAACCACAAGTTCTTACTTAAGCAAGGCTTTGAAGATGGCAAAAACATTGCGGCTGTCACCAGCCCACAACAAAACTTAAAAAAGCTGCTCGCAGGCAGAATAGACTTGCTAATTAGCAGCGAGTTAACACTCATTATGCAAATGAAAGAACTCGGCCTTTCAATGAATCAGCTCGAGTCATCCTTCACTCCTATTGAAACACAAGCTGGGTACATAGGTTTAAATTTACAGACCTCAGACCAAAAAGTTCAACAACTGCAACATGCGCTGGAAGCCTTGCAAGAAGATGGCACAGTGGCAAACATCAATAATAAATACATCAACAAATACCGACAATAA